Proteins encoded by one window of Geobacter sp. DSM 9736:
- a CDS encoding general secretion pathway protein GspM yields MKYAAYLQEQYRNMDPQTRLRIGIGIAIVLIAALLLSSINAGITTLKRKRASREAAVVEMLQLKARYREASMGAQKLANRMASVRPEDSPAKVVEETGIKGKNLQIRPLRGEQGSGFVEDAAEVKMDGLSANETVNLLFKLEKGAKPVVIKRALLKTRFDNPALFDVTLTVALLKPAPQGQR; encoded by the coding sequence ATGAAGTATGCAGCCTATCTCCAGGAACAGTACCGGAACATGGACCCGCAAACCCGCCTGCGGATCGGCATCGGCATAGCCATCGTTCTGATAGCCGCTCTTCTTCTTTCTTCGATAAACGCAGGCATCACTACCCTGAAACGGAAAAGGGCCTCCAGGGAAGCGGCAGTGGTGGAAATGCTACAGCTCAAGGCGCGATACCGGGAAGCGAGCATGGGTGCTCAAAAGCTCGCCAACCGCATGGCGTCTGTCAGACCGGAAGATTCCCCCGCGAAAGTGGTGGAGGAAACTGGAATCAAGGGTAAGAACCTGCAGATCCGGCCGCTCCGAGGGGAACAGGGTAGCGGCTTCGTCGAGGATGCTGCAGAAGTGAAGATGGACGGCCTGAGTGCAAATGAAACGGTGAACCTCCTCTTCAAGCTGGAAAAGGGGGCAAAGCCGGTAGTGATCAAAAGGGCCCTTCTAAAAACCCGTTTCGACAACCCGGCCCTGTTCGACGTAACGTTGACGGTAGCCCTTCTGAAACCTGCTCCCCAAGGGCAGCGTTGA
- the gspN gene encoding type II secretion system protein GspN, whose protein sequence is MRQRLLIVAAVAAALLLLLMLTVAFIPNEALRGVLSRGLESRGFLLQSGKVTKAFPLGIRVRNLTIGNDQGALIKADDAAVRLHVLPLLIGRVRVGLDARIGGGGVIGSYTATGGGSIVLTARAVRLEDIPFFSTKASAQVKGDLRGHAEIRKLRSTPGGDIQVEAKAVELAGVKIGVMPLPDAAYSLAQIKLRVTGGRILLQSATMQGEGLYVRLKGDVPLVASLPSAPLNLILELMPKPEFMERQKFVFLLLAKYLDTPGHYQIPIRGTLSHPSVF, encoded by the coding sequence ATGAGACAGCGGCTCCTGATTGTAGCGGCAGTAGCTGCCGCACTCCTGCTGTTACTCATGCTGACGGTGGCCTTCATCCCTAACGAAGCATTGCGAGGCGTGTTGTCGCGCGGGCTCGAAAGCAGGGGTTTCCTCCTGCAGTCGGGGAAGGTTACCAAGGCTTTTCCGCTGGGAATCAGGGTCCGTAACCTGACCATCGGCAACGACCAGGGAGCTCTCATCAAGGCAGACGACGCCGCAGTCAGGTTGCATGTCCTCCCGCTGCTGATCGGCCGAGTCCGCGTAGGCCTCGATGCCAGAATCGGAGGCGGCGGCGTTATCGGCAGCTACACCGCCACCGGGGGAGGCAGCATTGTACTCACGGCTCGGGCGGTCCGGCTCGAAGATATTCCTTTCTTCTCCACCAAGGCGTCGGCCCAGGTAAAGGGTGATCTCCGCGGGCATGCGGAAATCAGGAAGCTGAGGAGCACGCCTGGCGGGGATATACAGGTCGAAGCAAAGGCCGTGGAGCTGGCGGGGGTCAAGATAGGCGTCATGCCCCTTCCGGACGCCGCCTACTCACTGGCCCAGATCAAGCTCCGAGTCACTGGCGGAAGAATTCTACTTCAGAGTGCCACAATGCAGGGAGAGGGGCTCTATGTGCGGCTTAAGGGAGATGTGCCCCTTGTTGCATCCCTCCCCTCTGCGCCGCTCAATCTGATCCTCGAACTGATGCCTAAACCGGAGTTCATGGAACGGCAGAAATTCGTCTTTCTCCTCCTTGCCAAGTATCTGGACACCCCCGGTCACTACCAGATCCCCATCCGCGGCACTCTCAGTCACCCCTCCGTTTTCTGA
- the gspL gene encoding type II secretion system protein GspL: MNYLVIQQTRSATVVARFQQRRGSLLFTGGARCSNDEPTPLPELLAKIGPVNREQDRVILCLKPDSLFLREVELPIADRRKLRDVLPLELKGETALDTDELIFDGIPLSEGKALAIWARRRDVAEQIRLHAEAGVEPEFVTAPLCHWGNLIPASAGVTAITDGEALTVYRNAAPFYFRPLHSDDEGGLTRTLAAVELGREVTVERLLLHGAAAKGWQKVEGVTASPLPIHSEMYEAFTGDEEAARDLAGAYAAVRACMTGEAVNFRTGELAYTTGREKLRRKLRLTLLLAVAAIIVFLAEAGLRHYLVKRDLASLNASIMSIYKEVFPGRKKPVDEVAELRSEIRRLGGGGAASGTLNALRLLADLKGEDVTGIYEAEITGGQVRLKGEARSVQAVNDFRARAAAQFAGAEVGEIKSRPDGSVTFLFRGTLKGERK; encoded by the coding sequence ATGAATTATCTCGTTATACAACAGACGCGATCGGCAACGGTCGTAGCGCGGTTCCAGCAGCGCCGGGGCTCGCTCCTCTTCACCGGAGGAGCCCGCTGCTCCAACGACGAGCCGACGCCGCTCCCCGAGCTGCTCGCCAAAATCGGCCCGGTAAACCGGGAGCAGGATCGGGTCATCCTCTGCCTGAAACCGGACTCGCTCTTCCTGCGGGAGGTGGAACTCCCCATCGCCGACCGGCGAAAGCTGCGCGACGTGCTCCCACTGGAACTCAAGGGTGAGACCGCCCTCGACACCGACGAGCTCATCTTCGATGGGATACCTCTTTCGGAAGGCAAAGCTCTGGCAATATGGGCACGACGCCGGGATGTGGCTGAGCAGATCCGCCTTCATGCCGAGGCTGGTGTCGAGCCGGAATTCGTGACCGCCCCCCTCTGCCACTGGGGAAATCTCATACCCGCAAGCGCCGGAGTGACTGCGATTACGGACGGTGAAGCACTCACCGTCTATCGCAATGCTGCACCATTCTACTTCCGTCCCCTTCATTCCGACGATGAAGGTGGGCTTACACGTACCCTTGCCGCCGTTGAACTCGGCAGGGAAGTTACCGTGGAGCGCCTGCTGCTTCATGGTGCCGCTGCGAAAGGATGGCAGAAGGTAGAAGGTGTTACTGCGTCTCCGCTCCCCATCCACTCCGAAATGTATGAAGCCTTCACCGGAGATGAGGAGGCTGCGCGCGATCTTGCCGGAGCCTATGCCGCCGTACGGGCCTGCATGACAGGGGAAGCGGTCAATTTCCGCACGGGAGAGCTGGCGTACACGACGGGACGGGAAAAGCTTCGCCGCAAGCTTCGCCTGACGCTTTTATTGGCCGTCGCCGCCATAATAGTCTTTCTTGCTGAGGCAGGGCTCCGGCACTATCTCGTAAAGCGTGACCTGGCCTCCCTCAATGCATCCATAATGAGCATCTACAAGGAGGTATTCCCCGGACGCAAGAAGCCGGTGGACGAAGTTGCGGAGCTTCGCTCGGAGATCAGGCGGCTGGGGGGGGGCGGCGCCGCATCCGGAACCCTGAATGCCCTGAGGTTGCTGGCCGACCTGAAGGGGGAGGACGTTACCGGAATCTATGAGGCTGAAATCACAGGTGGGCAGGTTCGGTTGAAGGGGGAGGCACGATCGGTCCAGGCGGTAAATGACTTCAGGGCAAGAGCGGCCGCCCAGTTCGCAGGAGCAGAGGTGGGTGAAATCAAGTCGCGCCCCGATGGAAGCGTCACCTTTCTCTTCCGCGGCACGTTAAAGGGGGAGCGCAAATGA